The window ATTCTGCCCGGTCTTCTTCGCATGCTCTACAAACGTATCCGCAACTCGCCCTCCTGCCTGTCCATAACCCAGTACAAATACCCGCATCTTATTCCCCCTCTATCTTTTTTTACCCACGTAATATTGCCAACTCTATTATACTATATATCAATTACTATCACTATCTTCTATATCCTTTTCTCTAATCCTTTCTACCGCCAGTCCTCATTTTCGGTAATTTGAAGATTTCAGAACGACGTTTTTGCTATACATATTCAAACGGACATCCTTCATAGCTACTCGGCTCTTCTTCATGCCCGTGCCTTTCAGGTGATTCACTGCTAATTCCTCCACCTTTCCGGTCTCGTCAGTGAAAATGATGTCCGCTACGCTCCCTATACAATCGCCGCCTGCCGTTATGACTTTCTTATCCAAAATCGACGTGGCAAACATCTTCATCGCTTTACTGCCGTTTTGCGCTATCAAATCCCGGATAAAGTATTCCCGCATCGCGATCTCTTTCATATCCTCGCCCAACAGGTCGCTAATCGCTCGTATATCCACGACATCTTCCAACGTAAGACCGAGCCGATACAAAATGGCATGCGCTAAGCACTGCGAGAAGGCAAACGGATAGATCGCGGCAAAATCACCGTGCATCCGGATCATCTCCCTATCCTCAGGATCAAAGAGATAGTCATCCACGGCTTCCTTCACTTCCCGCGTAATTACCTCTTTCACGTCCTCTAAACCGACCGAACCTTTCTCTAAACCCTTCGCTTCGCACATCTGGATCGCATACGGGACAAAATGCTCTATCGCGGCGTCTGTAACGTCCTCAAAGATGAAGTTCCACGGGAATAGTTTCGATCGTAAGTACGCGACTACCTTCTCTTTTTCCTCCTTCCCCGCTTTTTTCAACAACATCTCTCCTTTTTTTATCCCATTCCCTTCACTTTTTTAAAAACTTTAGGATCTTCTGGATGTTCAAACTCGAACTCGGAATACTTGCTCTTTTCGTCTTCCCTTCACCTTCACATGTTTCAGCATTGCAGATCTGCCAGACCCGTTCGCCAAAGTCTGTCACTTCATATTTTCCCTCGGCTTCTTTCACCAAGCCATATTCCCATGCATCGCTTACCAGATACGCTATGCTATTAACCAGCTCTTTATCATAAACATCGCTCACCAGCTCCTTATATTCTTTATCGTCGCGATGTGCAATCTCTTTCAGCTCCTTCATTCCCATGCTTCTCCCCTCTTTGAGCAGGATCCCTAATACAATAAAAGCGTACTCATTTTGTTTGAGCAACGCACAGCTGGTATCTATCGTGTTCTCCGCGCCGAGCAGCTTCTTCGCGGTCTCCTGGATTATCATGAGCACATATCCCAGGGCTTCCAAGGGGGATTGCTCGTCGGTCAAATTGACCTTTATTCCTTCCGTCGAGAGTGTAGCTACCTTGAACTGAATACTGGGCTGCGGCGTACCGAAGAAGATGTTGGTAAGTGCAGAGAAGAACTCTTCAGAAATTGGCTCGTACTCGCTATCATAGGGGAACAACCCGTCGTTAAAGAGGTCTAAATTGGGTGCTAAATCCGCGGTCAGCTCCATTATCTGTCTTTCAACGCCTTCTAACTTCATAAAGGCGCCGCTTCTATCATCCTTCTCTTTCCGGAGCCGCTTCGCTTCGGCATCTAACTGTTCCTTTAGCTTTCCTCCAATACCCTTCTCTAATAGCTTCTCTATCTCCGCTAACCTGTTTCCACCCGCTTTGTTGGCGGTTATCTCTTTCAGTCGCCAATACTCATGAGCTAATGCGTTTGCCTTTTCATTGAACTTCTCCACCATCTCTACGCTCCCATCTTCCCGAACGTTACGCTCATCTATCCGTTACTCTCTTCTTTAACTAACGCTGCTAAAATTGATTTGTATCGTATCGCCGATTCTCTATCAGCTTGTGGGTCAAGATATAGTTTATCCATTTCTCCGAGGGTCAATTATAGATTATACCTCCATTTCTATATAACTAACTAACCTTCGATAGGTGGCGCGAAATCAGAAGGTGCGGGAATACGGCAAAAAACCCATTAATAACCGCACATAGCTATTCCGTGGTTCTACTAGTGCTAGAATAGGATTTTATGATTTTTCAGGGTTCATATATGTACAAACACTAAAAAGCCCATGACTGAGAGCGTTACGATGATTCCCGCGATTATCACCCCGGCTAGGATGGCAGGAAAGGCGTAGCGGAAGCGAATGCCGAAGACAAACGCTATGGCACAGGCCGTCCACGCTCCGGTCACCGGAAGGGGGATCGCGACAAACGGTGTGAGTCCTAAGGCACCATATTTCTCCATCCGCGCGTTATAACGCCGTGTTCGCGCGAAGAGCCAAGTAAAGAAGCGTTCGAAGAGGCGGTATTTTCTCAGCCTGTTTGAAACGGGGTCGAGGAAGAGGAGTAGCGGCACTACGGGCAGCATATTCCCGATCACCGAGAGTATAAAAGCTTCTGTGTAGCTCATTCCGTAGTAAATCGCTAAGGGAATGGCACCACGCAGTTCTGCGATGGGGATCATGGCAATCACTATCACCCGGATACTCTCGGAAACCACGGCAAAACTGATGGGCATAATCCTTTGTTATATACTCCCTATTTATAAAATAAGAGCGCGATTAAGGAAGTAGGTAGGAGAGAATAAGGGAAGAGCGAGCAATGAAATTCGATCCAAAACAGATAAGAGCGGCTACGAGCAAGGATTTTGAAGCTACGTGGCTGCAGGGGGCGAGCTACGCACGTGAGCGAAGGCTGAACGAAGGCTATCCACGCTCTATGCTGCGATTACACTGTGGGAAGCCCCATCCCGTGCTTGAGACGATCCAGGCGCTGAGAGCGGCGTATCTACGGCTCGGGTTCGAGGAGACGATGAACCCCGTGATTATCGAGGCGGAGGACGTGAAGAAGCAATTTGGGAAAGAAGCGCTTGCCGTCTTGGATCGCTGTTATTATCTGGGAGGTCTGCCCCGTCCGGATATCGGGATTTCAGAGGAACGGGTGCGGCAAATGAATGCGTACTTCGGGAAGGAGCTCTCGGAGGATGAGATCGAGGAGCTCCGGCAGACTATGCACCGGTACAAGAAGGGCGAACTCGGCGGTGACGATCTGGTATACGAAGTAGCGCGGAATTTGAGTGTAGAGGACGCGAAAATGGCGAAAGTGCTCGATACCGTCTTCCCTGAGTTAAAGAGCCTCGATCCGGTTGCCTCGAGTGCGACGTTGCGAAGTCATATGACCTCCGGCTGGTTCCTGACGCTGGCGGAACTCGTGAATAAGCGGCCCTTGCCGATAAAGCTCTTCTCCGTGGATCGCTGCTTCAGACGCGAGCAGCGCGAGGACGAAATACGGCTTCGGAGTTACCATTCCGCATCCTGCGTCGTCTGCAACGAAGAGGGCGACGTGAGCATAGACGATGGCAAAGAGGTTGCAACCGGGCTGCTATCGCAATTCGGGTTCGAGAAGATCAAGTTCAGGGAGGACGAGAAGCGCTCGAAATATTACATGCCGGACACGCAGACGGAAGTTTTCTGCTACCATCCGCACCTCGGCTGGGTGGAATTGGCGACATTTGGCATTTATTCGCCCACGGCATTGGCGCAGTATGATATCCCGTATCCCGTGATGAACCTGGGGCTGGGCGTGGAGCGATTGTCAATGATCGAGCACGGGTCGGACGATGTGCGCGCGCTGGTATTCCCACAATTTCATGCGCCCCTGGAATTGAGCGACAGGGAATTGGCCGGGCAGGTAAGCGTGGAACGAACGCCACGCACGTTAGAGGGCGAGGAGATAGCGAAGAGCATCGTGCGTGTCTGCGAGGCGAACGGCGATGCGGAATCGCCCTGTGAGTTCCTCGCGTATACCGGCACGCTCTTTGATAAGACGGTTGAAGTTCGGGTGACCGAGCCGGAGGAGGACACGCGGTTGTGCGGGCCTGCCACGCAGAACGAGCTCGTTGCCGTCAAGGGTTCTATACTCGGACTACCGCGAACGAAGAAATGGGCGAAGAAGTTTGAAGAGGGCGAGACAGCGAACCTGCGGTTCGTGGATGCGTTTGCCGCGCTTGCTGCGGCGACCATAGAAGAAGCTGCGGAAACCGGAGCAATCGATACGGAAGACGTTGAAGTGAAGGTAAAGATCGTACGCAGCGGTGCGGACATCAATATAAAGATAGACGACTTAGCGATGCGTTACATCACGTCGACGGCGAAGAAGGTTGATATACGCGGCCCCGTCTTTCTGACGGTGGTGGCGAAGAAGGTCTCATAGTTTCCCGCTCAAAGACCCTCTCAATGGGATCTTTGACATCTTATCCCTATCTTCTGTCACGTGTGTATGCGACTCGTTCACTCTTTCTTTTGCAATGTATTGCACGAAAAGCACTTTGTTGAGAGATCGTTTTGAAATAGCCCCCGTTCATTCGAGATTTTAAACGCATGTCAGTAAACCAAAAAGCTTTTAACAATACCGAGCATTACTAGAAAAGTAACTGCTAGACGCATTTTGTGATCTACCTACGTCAACAATTAGGAGTTGCCAAATGATTCTGTACCCAAATCTGGCAAAAGGATCAAAAGATGGACAGATCTGGTGGAGAAGGAGGCCGAATATGACGACAGCAAAGGGTGGGCTTTTCGGGGCCAAGACACATCAAAATTCCCGGCTTCGAGCCTTGAACGTCACTGCAAGAGCCTTAATCTCTCTGGTAATAATGTTGCAGATCTTGAGGTAAAGTTAATCCGCGAGTTTGCGCGCCGCTACCATCTTTATGCGGGACGCGCACCACCAGAGAAGGGTTATACACTGGAATGGCTTTCTCTCCTCCGTCATTACGGAACACCAACGAGGTTGGTTGATTTCACGTACTCTTTCTTCATTGCCGTTTACTTCGCGCTTGAGAAAGAGGGTGAGGATGCTGTCGTCTGGGCAGTTAACGTAACTCAACTTAAAAAAGAGGCCGATAAGTGTATTGCTAGCAAGCTTTCTGAGGGTCAGAGGCTGCTCAAAGAGTACAATAAAAAAAGAGACGGAGCACCGTTCCGCGCACTCTTTATGAGACCAAACGACAGGCTTCGATTTGTATACCCTGCAAACCCGCTACGGTTGAATGAACGCCTCACAATCCAACAAGGCGTGTTCCTTGCGCCTGGAGACGTGACGGCGACATTTGAGGAGAACATGGAAGCTCTACCAAACTATTCCAAATGCCTAAAGAAGTTCGTTATTGATTCGGGATGCCGGCACGAGATCCTTCGCAAGCTCCACGAACTGGGTATCAACAGGGCAACACTTTTCCCGGGTCTGGAAGGGTTTGCTCAATCACTGTATACGAAATCGTTGATTTTGCAAAGGCTGCTACCGCAGGGTGTGGAGATGCTGGAGGAAGTATAACCGGCCAGCGTCTAACAAGATTCTTGCAGTCGACAGCTAATTGCTGCGGCTGAAAAGCACCGTTCGATACAAGATCGAAATGAGACGCACCATCTCGGCATAGCAGTCATTCCGATTTGATGCTTGCACTGCCAGCCGTCTCTGGCATAAAAGCACTTCGTGCCTTCAAGCAGCACGATTCCCGTTCAGCCTAAAGGACTTTCCTCATCACGATCGCACCTTCACCGTCCTTGTAATAGAACGGAATGAACCCGATCTCCATAAAACCCGTGCTTCTGTATAATTGCTGTGCTATGTAGTTGTTCACGCGCACTTCCAGTTGCACAAACCCAATCTGCCTTTTCCGCAGCGTATTAAACGCTGCTTTTAATAACGCCCTACCCACGCCTCTTCCCCTATACTGCGCATCAACCGCAATGGCAAATATGCGACCGTCGCCTTCCGGCGTTAAGACGAGAACGGCGAACCCTATTACCCGGTCTTCGTGCTCAGCGACTAAGAAGCCCCGCGGCCATTCCTCGTATAAGTCCAGATACAACGCGGCATCGCCTTCTAAGAACGAAACCTCCTCTATTTCCATTACTCTTCTGATATCGGGCTTCTCGAATTCCCGCAGTTTTATTGTCAGTCCTTTTGTCGTGCTCACCACAACGTCCATCTTACTGCCGCCCTTCCATCTCCATTTTTACCGTGTATTCGATGACGAGCTTCGCGATCTTCGTCATCATCTCCTCGCTCAACTCATAGTCACCGCTTACTCTCGTCCCCCGCGCTCGTTCACACCACTTCTCGATCACGTCGTGTTGGCGCTGCTCATCCACGATTGGCTGTTTCATTCGCAGTTTCTCAGCCTTTGTCTCGTTCGCATAGTACATCCTCTTCGCGAGTAAATCGGCGATGGCATCGTCTATTTCATCGATCCTCTTACGGATCTCTTCCAGTTTCGCTTCACCCGAAGGCATCTTTATTATTTTATCATAAACAATGAGGTAAAGTAAGAAAAAAAAGAGCATGATGTCCATGCAAGAAAGTGATACCGAAAGCGAAGCAGAACAAAAGCCTCCGGGTAGCCCCAGCTTGGGCTTGGGCGCGCGGAGAACGAAGAGCCCAAGTAGCAGCATGAACACGCAGCGTAATGGAGCGTCTTCGCGGTATATGAGAGTCGGTAGCGGTATAAATAGGGGGAGGGATGAGTATGCGAACGCAGATCAAGGAATGGCGCAAGAACGCCTTGAGTGCTCCTCTCAGTCATGCTTCCTCCTTTTTTCACGAGTTCTCTGATTTATTCAGACAAGCTCCTTTTTCTCTGCTTTTTTGCTCGTTCACCGGTCTGTTGGCGGGAATTGCGTTGAGTTTGATGACCGGGATGCTCCAGGCGCTTCCTGGCTTGATGATCCTTATCCCGCCGGCGATTGCCATGCGCGGCAATATTTACAGTGCGCTCGTCTCGCGATTGGGCACGTCCATGCACCTCGGGCTGTTCTCGCCGACCCTGAAACGAGGCGGGATTTTGTACCAAAATGCGTACACCTCTGTGGTGCTCACGCTCGTTCTGTCTGTTATCCTCGGCTTCTTAGCGAAAGAAGCGGCACACGTCTTTGGCATGCCACATATCGAGTATCTCTCCCTTCACGGCTTCGTACTCATCTCGGTCATTGCCGGGTTGGTCTCCGGATTCGTTCTGCTTGGCGTCGCACTCATGGTCTCAATCATCGGGTATAACAGGGGTTGGGACCTAGACAATATGTCTTCGCCGATAATCACTTCGGTAGGAGACGTAATAACCATACCCGCTTTGTTCTTTGCCGCGCTTTTATTGCTCAAGTTGCACGAACTGGATGGTCGGTGGGGTTTGGGACGCTGGTTATCCCCCGTCGCCCTGCTATCTATTTTCTTCACCGTTGCCGCGCTTTTATGGAGTGTAAAGGGTCTGAAGTCGAACGATGCAGCGGTAAAGCGTATCCTGAAAGAGAGCATCCCCATGCTGTTCATCTGCGGTGTGATCGACATTATCGCAGGAATAACGCTGGATCTGAAGTTGGAGCATTTAATTGCTCTCCCCGCGATTCTGGTACTCCTTCCGCCGTTCCTGGGCGAAAGTAACGCGTTAGGCGGCATTTTAAGTGCGCGTCTTTCCTCAATGCTTCATATTGGTACGGTGAAGCCGAAGACCCTGCCGGATAAGCGAGTCTCCGCGAATTTCGTTGTGATTTATCTTCTTTCCGCAGTATTATTCCTATTTGTCGGTCTGTTAGTATACGTGGCGAGTGTCCGTTTCGGAGTGCCCACGCCGAATTTGATTAACTTGCTAGCGATCGCGCTTTTAGGCGGTATTTTAGTTACAACCTTCCTCAATCTCGCGTCCTATTACATCGCGATTCTATCGTTTCGTTTTGGTCTGGATCCCGATAACGATACGATACCGCTTATAACCTGCTTAACAGACGTGATGGGCGTATTATGCCTCTTGTTTGCGATGTACATAATTCCCCCCTTTTAGAAAGAGCGTGGACGGGAAAGCATTATTTCTTGGTAACGCTTCTTTTTAAAAGAAAGGAAGGGTACCATGCAACTTCCGACGAAATATGGCACGGGATGCAAAAGCATAGACGAGCTGTTAGGCGGCGGGTTCGAGGCGGGCACGGTAACCCAGCTTTACGGCGAGGCGGGCAGTGGCAAGACCAATATTTGTCTCCAGATGGCGGTCGCCTGTGCGAAGAACGGGAATAGCGTAATAATTATAGATAGCGAAGGGCTCTCGCCGGAACGGTTCTTACAAATAGCTGCGGCGCACGCGAGCGAGGATGAAGCCGTAGAGCGCATAGCAGGGCGAATCATCCTGTACCAGCCGCAGAACTTCGAGCAGCAGACCTCCTGCATAAAGGAGATCGAGAAGGTAATAAAAGAGAAAGAGAGCAAAAGCGCGGTTTCTCTCGTGATTCTCGATTCCGCTACGCTGTTCTACCGATTGGAGCTGGACGACGAACGGAGCATGTATTTGAGACGCGTGCTGGCGAACCAGATAATGCAGCTCCTGGAAATCGCGCGTAAGTACGACCTCGTGGTGATCATAACGAATCAGGTCTATACGGACGTCGAGAACGGCAGATTACGGCCCTCTGGCGGCTCGGCGCTCGAGCATCTCTCGAAAGTGATCGTGCAACTGGAGAAAGTAGAAGGCACGGGTGGTAAACGGAGAGCCACGGTAATGAAGCACCGGTCTATGCCTGAGGATACCTCCTGCGCGTTCTTTATTACGGGCACGGGTGTTGAGGATAGGCCGCCGGGATGAACCAAACCAGCAGATTATAATACAGATTAAGTAATTTGTTTTGATAGAGTATCTTAATTAACGTTAACGTTAGAGATGAGGCGAGAATAAAGGGAAGACTGAGAGAAGATGAATGTGTTGGTGTATCCGCCGAATAGCTTGATCTTAGCGGACTTGGTGGAACGGAGCGGCCATGAGCCGGTGGTTTTGATGCGGGAAGTCGGCGAGCACGTAAGAGATGCGGAGATAGACGCGCCACCAATAAACATCACGGAAGAGGATTTGAAACGGGCGCTGCGGTACGTCTCAGTGGAAGAGCCAGCGGGACTGAAGGGGCGCGTGGGACTGCTTGCACCGTTACTGGAGAAAGCGGAAGCGGCGATCATACTCACCGACGCGCCGCCCACCTTCGGATGCATGGGTTGTGCCGTCGCGGACGAATTCTTCAAGTTCCTGATTCGGAAGCGAGGGATACCGACGTTAGAAGTGAAGTATGAGGGCGGCGAGCGGATGGACGAGATGGTCTCGGCGGTGATGGCTTTCTTAAAGCAGCTATCAGCGGAGCAGAAGGAAGAAGTAAAAGAAGCGTAAGATAAGCTTAGTAAAGAGAGATAAGAGAAGATAAAAATGACTGCGGTGAGAGTCGCGCAGATCTCGTGCGGGACGGAATACAGCGGTATCCAATGGTTATTGAACGACATAGCCGAGCGCCTGGGTATTGAACTGGTATTTCCCGAGATGGAACTCTCGCAGGTGGCGTCGGCGTGCGACGAGGTGGGCTTCAAGGCAGAGAGCCCCAGCCTGGATATGATGATCGCACGAGCGGTCGCTGTGTTACGTGACCCGACGATAAAAGGCGCGATACTGCTCACGTGCTTCAAATGCTCGGAAGGGACGATCGTAAAAGATCTGGTACGGCGGTTCCTCCATGAGCGGACGAACATTCCGGTGATCGTGTATTCGAACGTGGAGAAGCCGAAGGAGATCGAGCTTTACTCGCGGTTGGAAGCGCTGAGGACGTTAATAGCGCAGAAGACGCTCTTGATGCGGGAGAAGCAGGAAGGCGTCACGGTCGGCATTGATTCGGGCTCCTCGACGACGAAAGTGGTGGTGATGAAGGATAACGAGATCGTCGGGAAGGACTGGCTGCCAACGACCGATCCGATTGGAAGTACGGAGGAGGCGCTGGCGAAAGCGTTACAAGAGGCGGGCATCTCGCTAACGGACGTGGATGCGATTGGTGTGACCGGCCCCGGCCGCGACCTTGTCAGCGAGCACGTAAAAGCAGATCTCAATTTAGAGGAAGTGAGTGTGGTCTCGAAAGGCGCTGCACTGCTTGCCGAGCGGCATAAGGGCGACGCCACCGTGATCGATATCGGCGGAATGAACAATAAGCTGATGCTCATGCGTGACGGTATCGTCACGAGCTTCAGTTTGGGCGGCATCTGCGGCGGCTCGTCCGGGCGGTTCCTGGAAGTGGCCTCGCACCGATTGGACGTGGACATCTCGGAGCTGGGGCAGTTGGCGATGCAGTCAACGGCAAAGGCGCAGGATCGATTTGAGTTGCAGAGCTACTGCATGGTCTTCGGGATCCAGAGCCTGGTGGTTGCGTTAGCATCGGGCGTGACGCGTGAGGACGTCGCGGCTGCTGCGTGCCACTCGGTTGCCGAGCAGGTCTACGAGACGATGATCCAGGAGATGGAGGTGCGGCCGCCGGTGATCTTCGTTGGTGGTGTGTCGCTGGTGGAGGGCGTGAAGCGCGAATTCGAGGATATACTCGGTGTTGAGATTATCGTGCCGCCATACTCGCAGTACGCCGGGGCGGTCGGGATGGCGACGCTGGTGTCCGGGGTTTAGTCATTTTTTAACTTGTTTTTGAAGAATAGCGGAAATGAAGAAAACTCTTCATTTCGTTCTCTTCCCTAAGAGACACATAGCTGCTACAAATCCGACGAGTACAAAAAGAGCTTCGAATCCTGGGACATCTGTTTCAGATTTTTGCGTTGGAGTGATTATTGGTATCTTTTCTACTTTTTCTTGACCGGTTATGGCGAAGTTTGATAGCCCCGCTGATTCTGTTTTATAATACAAGTATACTTCATCCTCAAGTATCTTCTCAGTTGCAGGCGATGTCCATTCTCCTTCAAAAAACCTGTTCAGCTTAATAGAAGTTTCGTCAACGTTATTCTCTTCTATCCAAGATTTCCGTACTTTGAACGCAATATTAACATTGGCAATATCTTCCTCGTTTAGGTTCTCTGTTTCGATATTCAAATAACTGTATGCTATTCCCGGAGCATCTACAATTTCCCCTGGTTTGCTCTCAAGCTCCTGTATCAGGATTTTAACATCGCTGATAGTATTAATTGTTTCGATTTCAACATTTGTAACATCGGTTCTTTCAAGTACCATGGTTAACTGCTGATCTTTTAATAAATTGCCTATTCGTCGGATAACTTCCACAGACACATTTTTAGGTAACTTTCCCTCCTTCATTACCGTATCAGGATCTCTTATTTCATCTACAACTCCGTCAGCATTCCTATCAATGCTTAAGTTTGTATCCTCGGGATATTTTTGAATTTGTGTGGTCAATAAGGTATTTCCCTCTACAGGTATATCTTCATATTTCACCGATGTATAAGCATTCTCGCCCGTAGGTGTTATTGCATAATAACTCATAATACCTTCATCGGTTCCCTTAAGCTTTATAGTGTAATTATCTCTACCTGGAATCATTATTATTTTTTTATTGTCCTTTACAATAACACAGGAGCCGTTTATTTCTTCGGATATCTTACCTTCATAGTAACCAACTTGTTGTCCCTGTGGACTCGTGACTAATACATCAACAGGACTGTGAACCTCTACGACTGTTAAATCATATCCTCTTGCAATGGCTTCACTCACAAAAATTTCCGCCCATAAGAATAAAAGGGCTATGTCTGATGATCCTTCCCACATATTTTTGATTGCATCAATTACGAGTTCAGGATGGGGCGTCACTAATACCGCAAGCATATCGAAGTAAGCTTCTGCCGCTGCTTCAGGGTCATCTCTTTGAAGGGCCATGATTAGTTCACAAGCCTTGTCGTCCAGTAATTTTGCATGTTCTTCGATAAGTTCAGGACACAAAGGTGGTAGACCAAATAGGGATAATATCGCTGTTTTAATTGAATTAAGGGCCTGTTTTTCGCTTACAATAACATCAAGATCTTTGTACTCATCGTAAGGAATTGAGGTACCGTCACTCTGGATTGTTACTCCCAACGTATCTGCAAAGATAAGGGATGGTGCAGCATACTTATCGATATTAACGTGTAAATTGACAGTAGTTTCGGCACCGGGCTCAAAACTTGGGATTCTGACGTTTTTAATTTCCTCTTCCTGAAGTATCGCCATAGCGCTACCATGCTTATTTCCATCCGCTCTTACCCAAAAACTATCACTCCCTCCCCGTTTATAATAATCGCGAAAAGATAATGTCACGTCATATTGGCTTTCCTTAAACTCTATAGCATCTTCATTCTTCAGTGTTACATATATTGTTCCTACTTCGCCAAGCCTTAATAGCTCGGGTTCAATTTTGGTAATCGTTAAGCTTGATCGAACTACTGAAAACGTGACACGTTTATCATCAACAGAGACAATATAAGATCCAGGTTCACTTTTAACCACGGAGGTTGTTATCATTTTACTCTCATGTGCCTCGATGGTAACTTCCTCCTTTTTTATAATTTCACCGTTAACTTTGATATCTAAGTCCTTAGAACCTTCTGCGTCTCCTTCATTTTTAACTGCAACGGTGATTAAAACGGATTCGCCAGGATTGACACTTGAGGGGTTGGCATCCAGTTGTGTCACAATTATCTTGCTTACCGTACTGCTGCATTGTGAACATTTATCCATCAAAAGAAATGATGAAGCCTCTGCACAGGAATACGAAGTCTGGATATTATCAACAAAACATAATCCACAGAATAATGCTGAAAATGCACCCACTCCTGCAGCCGGAGTAAAACATCCGATGCTCCCAACGCCGAATGTACCTACTGAACATGCACCACCAAAAGCTGCTAAACTGGCTGTGGTTGCCAAAGATGCGCCACATGCTGTGCAAAATTCACTAATTTTAATGGTTCCCGTTATACACTGAGCGGATGATGATCCGAGTTCTTTGAGACAATCAGGGTCTGCATTACATTCTCTATTGATTACTAGCTTAGCAAGAGGCTTATCAGTCGAAAGCGTAATA of the Methanomicrobia archaeon genome contains:
- a CDS encoding PRC-barrel domain-containing protein; translated protein: MLLKKAGKEEKEKVVAYLRSKLFPWNFIFEDVTDAAIEHFVPYAIQMCEAKGLEKGSVGLEDVKEVITREVKEAVDDYLFDPEDREMIRMHGDFAAIYPFAFSQCLAHAILYRLGLTLEDVVDIRAISDLLGEDMKEIAMREYFIRDLIAQNGSKAMKMFATSILDKKVITAGGDCIGSVADIIFTDETGKVEELAVNHLKGTGMKKSRVAMKDVRLNMYSKNVVLKSSNYRK
- a CDS encoding small multi-drug export protein, whose translation is MPISFAVVSESIRVIVIAMIPIAELRGAIPLAIYYGMSYTEAFILSVIGNMLPVVPLLLFLDPVSNRLRKYRLFERFFTWLFARTRRYNARMEKYGALGLTPFVAIPLPVTGAWTACAIAFVFGIRFRYAFPAILAGVIIAGIIVTLSVMGFLVFVHI
- a CDS encoding O-phosphoserine--tRNA ligase encodes the protein MKFDPKQIRAATSKDFEATWLQGASYARERRLNEGYPRSMLRLHCGKPHPVLETIQALRAAYLRLGFEETMNPVIIEAEDVKKQFGKEALAVLDRCYYLGGLPRPDIGISEERVRQMNAYFGKELSEDEIEELRQTMHRYKKGELGGDDLVYEVARNLSVEDAKMAKVLDTVFPELKSLDPVASSATLRSHMTSGWFLTLAELVNKRPLPIKLFSVDRCFRREQREDEIRLRSYHSASCVVCNEEGDVSIDDGKEVATGLLSQFGFEKIKFREDEKRSKYYMPDTQTEVFCYHPHLGWVELATFGIYSPTALAQYDIPYPVMNLGLGVERLSMIEHGSDDVRALVFPQFHAPLELSDRELAGQVSVERTPRTLEGEEIAKSIVRVCEANGDAESPCEFLAYTGTLFDKTVEVRVTEPEEDTRLCGPATQNELVAVKGSILGLPRTKKWAKKFEEGETANLRFVDAFAALAAATIEEAAETGAIDTEDVEVKVKIVRSGADINIKIDDLAMRYITSTAKKVDIRGPVFLTVVAKKVS
- a CDS encoding FRG domain-containing protein, which codes for MEKEAEYDDSKGWAFRGQDTSKFPASSLERHCKSLNLSGNNVADLEVKLIREFARRYHLYAGRAPPEKGYTLEWLSLLRHYGTPTRLVDFTYSFFIAVYFALEKEGEDAVVWAVNVTQLKKEADKCIASKLSEGQRLLKEYNKKRDGAPFRALFMRPNDRLRFVYPANPLRLNERLTIQQGVFLAPGDVTATFEENMEALPNYSKCLKKFVIDSGCRHEILRKLHELGINRATLFPGLEGFAQSLYTKSLILQRLLPQGVEMLEEV
- the rimI gene encoding ribosomal protein S18-alanine N-acetyltransferase, translated to MDVVVSTTKGLTIKLREFEKPDIRRVMEIEEVSFLEGDAALYLDLYEEWPRGFLVAEHEDRVIGFAVLVLTPEGDGRIFAIAVDAQYRGRGVGRALLKAAFNTLRKRQIGFVQLEVRVNNYIAQQLYRSTGFMEIGFIPFYYKDGEGAIVMRKVL
- a CDS encoding chorismate mutase, producing the protein MLLLGLFVLRAPKPKLGLPGGFCSASLSVSLSCMDIMLFFFLLYLIVYDKIIKMPSGEAKLEEIRKRIDEIDDAIADLLAKRMYYANETKAEKLRMKQPIVDEQRQHDVIEKWCERARGTRVSGDYELSEEMMTKIAKLVIEYTVKMEMEGRQ
- a CDS encoding magnesium transporter; translation: MSMRTQIKEWRKNALSAPLSHASSFFHEFSDLFRQAPFSLLFCSFTGLLAGIALSLMTGMLQALPGLMILIPPAIAMRGNIYSALVSRLGTSMHLGLFSPTLKRGGILYQNAYTSVVLTLVLSVILGFLAKEAAHVFGMPHIEYLSLHGFVLISVIAGLVSGFVLLGVALMVSIIGYNRGWDLDNMSSPIITSVGDVITIPALFFAALLLLKLHELDGRWGLGRWLSPVALLSIFFTVAALLWSVKGLKSNDAAVKRILKESIPMLFICGVIDIIAGITLDLKLEHLIALPAILVLLPPFLGESNALGGILSARLSSMLHIGTVKPKTLPDKRVSANFVVIYLLSAVLFLFVGLLVYVASVRFGVPTPNLINLLAIALLGGILVTTFLNLASYYIAILSFRFGLDPDNDTIPLITCLTDVMGVLCLLFAMYIIPPF
- the radB gene encoding DNA repair and recombination protein RadB, which gives rise to MQLPTKYGTGCKSIDELLGGGFEAGTVTQLYGEAGSGKTNICLQMAVACAKNGNSVIIIDSEGLSPERFLQIAAAHASEDEAVERIAGRIILYQPQNFEQQTSCIKEIEKVIKEKESKSAVSLVILDSATLFYRLELDDERSMYLRRVLANQIMQLLEIARKYDLVVIITNQVYTDVENGRLRPSGGSALEHLSKVIVQLEKVEGTGGKRRATVMKHRSMPEDTSCAFFITGTGVEDRPPG
- a CDS encoding methanogenesis marker 5 protein produces the protein MNVLVYPPNSLILADLVERSGHEPVVLMREVGEHVRDAEIDAPPINITEEDLKRALRYVSVEEPAGLKGRVGLLAPLLEKAEAAIILTDAPPTFGCMGCAVADEFFKFLIRKRGIPTLEVKYEGGERMDEMVSAVMAFLKQLSAEQKEEVKEA